A region from the Cardiocondyla obscurior isolate alpha-2009 linkage group LG26, Cobs3.1, whole genome shotgun sequence genome encodes:
- the LOC139112086 gene encoding LOW QUALITY PROTEIN: uncharacterized protein (The sequence of the model RefSeq protein was modified relative to this genomic sequence to represent the inferred CDS: substituted 1 base at 1 genomic stop codon), with protein sequence MSNENDVAHLKKRRAIVKSACTRTRNYVDAITAIDESVRTQVEERKYKLEALWLEYNNIQTRLELIDENEAEDRIDFENKFYELASKMRQLIIPLRPSSTPHARXTMPSLSSHNSANSSVVRLPKLDLEKFSGQYVQWSAFQDGFMTVIDSNNTLTSKQKLQYLRSSTIDTAYNLISNLELTNNNYAVAWNLLKERYSKKRSIVESHISAIINIPTMVKENSVDLRRLSDTCTRHIQALKALKLPTDHWDDLLIYILSAKLDPINFKDWQKTLKGDELPTLKEFLDFLIKQCKVLESTKKRAEPITKNSIPQNFHKTNFDKPASTLAKARISSNAFIKSKCYLCNGEHFLYQCSKFLALTISQRIEAVRNHNVCLNCLRSTAHTSNKCPSGNYRTCHRRHNSLLHREISTNENSSIHNTPNQATMSSQESNTTTTKVINANSASINSAQHVMLSTAIVLVTDTNNSQKPCRVLLDSGSQANFITTLCANKLGLKSRKSCISISGIGEMISQATHSTQLKLKSRLNSFTVTIDCIVTDKITDDHPTFNLRRACFEIPSNIQLADPHFNLSSGIDILIGADIFWTLLCVGQIRASATHPLLQKTRFGWVLAGKLNYPSSTFSCLKSLHTSVNDNQLINEIQAFWKIEEFPFDDKAYTKQELACEKHFLDTVSQKNDGRYVVKLPIKPDAIQNLGSSREIALKRFHSLKRRLQRDINLKIQYSTVINEFKQLCHMKSSRNICSNNSVEYFLPHHCVIKPGAKSTKLRVVFDGSCKGDSGISLNDILLVGPVVQQDLISILLRFRMFRYVLVGDIVKMYRQIEVTPSDSCLQKIFWRDNQDSEVQEINLCTVTYGTFAASYLATRVLLHLAEQQEKEFPEGSLRVKRDFYVNDLLTGGNTLKETIQTRDQIISILKKGKFELAKWGSNNSEILSGLNSLSEGTFSIEKEKEFQILGLSWSQGNDTFRFTHKPMSRDIPVTKRFILSQIAKLFDPLGLIGPVIVLTKIIIQELWQAKIEWDETIPLSIHTRWSQIHSQLSDLQNLTIPRCVISINKQNSMQIHGFCDASQKAYGACIYIRSQLEENVFKSEILCSKSRVAPLKAISLPRLELLAALLLARLLERVIQAIPVKAEQIYLWSDSIITINWIASPFRRWSVFVANRVGEIQRLTQSAIWRHVKTSENPADIISRGIPPNKLICSTLWWHGPSYLQESEYHWPTNILPNHEGDMPEMKISCKIIIKRDFSLINNLISKFSSINKFYRILSYCIRVFKPKHKKPSSLIVSPDEIINAMKIACMSVQQESFATEYNSLKLNKNIDLSSHIKSLSPFLGDDEIIRVGGRLQGSELNYDATHQIVLPRDHIITKRIILDEHIRNFHSGLQSTIAFVRQRFWPISLRSVARKLLNSCVKCFKSKPVISETIMGSLPSPHVRVSRPFSHSGVDYAGLVIIREGSRRNSKNRKAYIAIFVCFATKATHIELVSDLTALYLVAVTPSLFIRIMDAIL encoded by the coding sequence atgTCCAACGAAAACGACGTCgcacatttaaaaaaacgacGTGCTATCGTAAAATCAGCATGCACGCGTACGCGAAATTATGTCGATGCCATTACTGCAATAGATGAGTCGGTGCGCACACAAGTAGAAGAGCGAAAGTACAAGTTAGAAGCATTATGGTTAGAATATAATAACATTCAGACACGTTTAGAATTAATTGACGAGAACGAAGCCGAAGACAGAATcgattttgaaaataaattttacgagcTAGCTTCAAAGATGCGTCAATTAATTATCCCCTTGCGTCCGAGTTCTACGCCTCACGCAAGGTAAACAATGCCATCTTTGTCTTCCCATAATTCGGCAAATTCGAGCGTTGTACGCTTACCAAAGTTGGATCTTGAAAAATTCTCCGGACAGTATGTGCAATGGTCGGCATTTCAGGACGGATTTATGACGGTGATTGACTCGAATAATACGTTAACAAGCAaacaaaaattgcaatacCTTCGTTCTTCAACCATAGACACCGCgtacaatttaataagtaatcTCGAACTGACCAATAACAATTATGCAGTCGCgtggaatttattaaaagaacgaTATAGTAAAAAACGTTCCATCGTAGAAAGTCACATCAGTGCCATAATAAATATTCCTACTatggtaaaagaaaattcagtCGATTTACGACGATTATCTGATACTTGCACTCGACACATTCAGGCTCTAAAGGCTCTAAAACTTCCCACCGATCATTGGGATGATCTCCTAATTTACATTCTCAGCGCAAAGCTAgatccaattaattttaaagattggCAAAAAACATTGAAGGGAGACGAGCTTCctactttaaaagaatttttggaTTTCCTTATTAAACAATGCAAAGTCTTAGAGTCAACCAAGAAAAGAGCGGAACCAATTACCAAAAACTCCATTCCTCAAAACTTTCATAAAACAAATTTCGACAAGCCTGCAAGTACATTAGCAAAGGCGCGAATCTCAAGCAACGCGTTCATTAAatcaaaatgttatttatgtaACGGTGAACATTTCTTATATCAATGCTCCAAATTTTTAGCGCTTACAATTTCCCAAAGAATTGAAGCAGTACGCAATCATAATGTTTGCTTGAATTGCTTACGTTCCACAGCTCATACTTCAAACAAATGCCCCTCCGGAAATTACAGAACGTGTCACCGAAGGCATAACAGCTTATTACATAGAGAAATATCTACAAATGAAAATAGTTCGATTCACAATACACCAAATCAGGCGACCATGTCCTCCCAAGAATCGAATACGACTACTACCAAGGTTATTAACGCGAATTCCGCTAGCATCAACTCGGCGCAACACGTAATGTTGTCAACCGCGATTGTATTAGTGACTGACACAAACAATTCACAAAAACCCTGTCGCGTTCTTCTCGATTCAGGCTCACAAGCCAACTTCATCACCACTTTATGCGCGAATAAATTGGGACTGAAGTCAAGAAAATCGTGTATATCTATTTCGGGGATAGGTGAAATGATTTCTCAAGCTACACATTCTACtcagttaaaattaaaatcaagacTCAATTCTTTCACTGTAACCATCGATTGTATTGTAACGGATAAAATAACAGATGACCACCCTACTTTTAACTTACGAAGAGCATGCTTTGAAATACCTTCGAATATCCAACTCGCCGATCCGCACTTTAATCTATCTTCCggaatagatattttaataggAGCCGATATATTTTGGACATTATTATGTGTCGGACAGATCCGCGCATCTGCAACTCATCCTCTACTTCAAAAAACAAGATTCGGATGGGTTTTGGCCGGAAAGTTAAATTATCCGAGTTCCACCTTTTCGTGTCTCAAGTCATTACATACATCAGTAAACGATAATCAATTAATCAATGAAATACAAGCATTTTGGAAGATTGAAGAATTTCCTTTTGATGATAAAGCATACACAAAACAAGAACTAGCGTgtgaaaaacattttcttgACACAGTTTCGCAAAAGAATGACGGAAGATACGTAGTAAAACTTCCTATAAAACCAGATGCTATTCAAAATTTAGGCAGTTCAAGAGAAATAGCATTAAAAAGATTTCATAGCCTCAAGCGAAGATTACAGAGAGATATTAATCTAAAGATACAATATTCCACGGTCATAAAcgaatttaaacaattatgtCATATGAAATCTTCTCGTAATATTTGTTCAAATAATTcagtagaatattttttaccgcACCACTGTGTCATAAAACCGGGAGCCAAAAGCACCAAGCTAAGAGTTGTATTTGACGGATCGTGTAAGGGCGATTCAGGGATATCATTAAATGACATTCTATTAGTTGGTCCCGTTGTTCAAcaagatttaatttcaatactCCTCCGGTTCCGAATGTTTCGATACGTTCTCGTGGGAGACATCGTTAAAATGTATAGACAGATCGAGGTAACTCCATCAGATTCctgtttacaaaaaatattttggcGCGACAATCAAGATTCGGAGgtacaagaaattaatttatgcacTGTAACGTACGGAACTTTTGCCGCTTCTTACTTAGCCACTCGCGTGCTATTACATTTAGCCGAACAACAAGAGAAAGAATTTCCGGAAGGATCGTTGAGAGTTAAAAGAGACTTCTATGTAAACGATCTATTAACAGGGGGGAATACTTTAAAGGAAACCATACAAACACGCGATcaaataatatcaatattaaaaaaaggaaaatttgaATTGGCTAAATGGGGTTCAAACAATTCAGAAATTTTAAGTGGTTTGAATTCACTATCAGAGGGTACATTTTccatcgaaaaagaaaaagaatttcaaatCTTAGGACTTTCATGGTCACAAGGTAACGATACTTTTCGCTTTACTCATAAGCCTATGTCGCGAGACATTCCGGTAACTAAACGTTTCATTTTATCTCAGATAGCAAAACTATTTGACCCGCTAGGATTAATCGGGCCGGTCATTGTATTAACTAAAATAATCATTCAAGAATTGTGGCAAGCAAAAATTGAATGGGATGAAACTATTCCCTTAAGCATTCATACCCGCTGGAGCCAAATTCATTCACAATTATCGGATCTGCAAAACCTTACTATACCTAGATGCGTAATATCAATTAACAAACAAAATTCGATGCAGATTCACGGTTTCTGTGACGCCAGTCAAAAGGCCTACGGCGCCTGTATTTACATCCGTTCTCAATTAGAGGAAAACGtttttaaatctgaaattCTCTGCTCAAAATCTCGCGTAGCTCCGCTCAAGGCTATATCTTTACCCCGATTAGAGCTATTGGCAGCGTTACTGTTAGCAAGATTACTCGAACGGGTTATACAAGCAATACCGGTTAAAGctgaacaaatttatttatggtCAGATTCGATAATTACTATTAACTGGATAGCGTCACCATTTCGACGTTGGTCAGTGTTTGTCGCTAATAGAGTAGGAGAGATACAGCGCCTAACACAATCAGCAATTTGGCGCCACGTGAAAACATCTGAAAATCCCGCAGATATCATATCCAGGGGAATTCCACCCAACAAATTGATATGTTCAACATTATGGTGGCACGGGCCAAGTTATCTTCAAGAATCTGAATATCATTGGCCAACAAATATATTACCAAATCACGAAGGTGACATGCCTGAAATGAAAATCAGTTGCAAAATCATTATTAAGCGCgattttagtttaataaacaatttaatttccaaattTTCATCTATCAacaaattttatcgaattCTATCTTATTGCATTCGTGTGTTTAAACCAAAGCATAAAAAACCTTCCAGTTTAATTGTATCACCCGACGAAATAATCAATGCTATGAAAATTGCTTGCATGTCAGTACAACAGGAATCTTTCGCAACTGAGTACAACTcgctaaaattaaataaaaacatagATTTATCCAGCCATATCAAATCATTATCTCCATTCTTAGGCGATGACGAAATAATAAGAGTCGGCGGTCGTCTTCAAGGCTCTGAACTAAATTATGATGCAACTCATCAAATTGTATTACCGAGAGACCACATTATTactaaaagaataatattagATGAGCATATCCGTAACTTTCATTCGGGTCTACAATCAACAATTGCATTTGTTCGTCAACGTTTTTGGCCGATTAGCTTACGCTCAGTtgcgagaaaattattaaatagctgcgttaaatgttttaaaagtaAACCAGTCATATCAGAAACAATTATGGGCTCCCTTCCTTCTCCTCACGTGAGAGTCTCGAGACCATTTTCGCACAGTGGTGTCGACTATGCAGGCCTAGTAATTATAAGAGAAGGCAGCAGAAGGAATTCAAAAAATAGAAAGGCctatattgcaatttttgttTGCTTCGCGACAAAGGCCACACACATTGAATTGGTGAGCGACCTTACTGCATTGTATCTCGTCGCGGTAACCCCATCGCTCTTTATTCGGATAATGGACGCAATTTTATAG
- the LOC139112082 gene encoding endosialin-like translates to MQSIFFGAQQPTIISAQQPTIVSAQQPTYVSAQQPTYVSAQPPTIVSAQPPTLVSAQQPTIVSAQPPTLVSAQQPTIVSAQQPTVVSAQQPTYVSAQQPTYVSAQPPTIVSAQQPTLVSAQPPTILIQPIRSDLANQKREYKKVKENN, encoded by the exons ATGCAGTCTATATTTTttggcgcacagcagcctacgattataagcgcacagcagcctacgattgtaagcgcacagcagcctacgtatgtaagcgcacagcagcctacgtatgtaagcgcacagccgCCTACAATTGTAAGCGCACAACCGCCTACGTtagtaagcgcacagcagcctacaaTTGTAAGCGCACAACCGCCTACGTtagtaagcgcacagcagcctacgattgtaagcgcacagcagcctacggtagtaagcgcacagcagcctacgtatgtaagcgcacagcagcctacgtatgtaagcgcacagccgcctacgattgtaagcgcacagcagcctacgttaGTAAGCGCACAGCCGCCTACGATT ttaattcagccaattagaagcgatttagccaatcagaagcgagaATACAAGaaagtgaaagaaaataattaa
- the LOC139112083 gene encoding uncharacterized protein has translation MADDEAPLHQRKAMLTQKDDNESYYEQYTIYPLYKKKENKTATALYQMLKIQDVPLDNREKNLDLMCFPDLYPFGKNGQYDEKRPNKLQEHEFIKCRLTSKHPQFRLNQQYLFYLLNRANIRQLSRGIYHKINIIDPRSRYTAAEYLEAMSKELLESNLNAIFSALRNTEQYWRRPRSDLDCMTRHYGPATWFLTLSRSEWLWDDLGEYIREVNGWQDCSLNTSVLDAKDPISTSRFLDNKFRAIIDFICSKDFPIGEVTHYFWQREYQSRDIQHFHLLIWIKNAPIFGESSVEEVSKFILHYISCKKPDKNIAPLLYSRVDKHQRHRHNDYCLRSKKVGRKVVRRCRFGFPRPVTKILYMRNVATAIAGRKQLKHKSRLYDLPRTKDEVDINDYNPVLLTAWEGNMDIQFIGKSELSDFNLENCKNNKSKSLASVLWNYGLRFLTNRECGALEAADTLLSIPLYGTDCNTTIKWLNVNRIRQKKSKSRKEIEALDEESTDLFCPALVDDYYLNRVEKLESVSLYEFAKWYDVTTTEPKNKLIEYYKIDSKHFLKRRRCACLINHYKYNVETQPEDYFFSLLLMFKPWRNLDDLKDNCDTYAEAFEKAKLHLTEALQYHEKVQELQKAFENAKQLVQQVDEELQQKNVSQDDPDNPIGIQNIEAGEAMQDFRDLGEKIDNIDVSEMIAKLNANQLRVFDRVIDTVRSKDSILRLYVSGEGGTGKSFLIKTIKCWIKHNLNKDTALAAPTGIAAFNIDGLTVHRLLQLPVEHGQTSKYKPLSNHVLKVLRSELKEVVLFVIDEVSMISNLVLMYIHFRLTEIFDTNDVEDGWFGKKHFLLFGDLLQLPPVREDCIFAQLSNDKINKCIGSITAINLWSTLFHYDELTINMRQREDDTYRQLLSRIRIVLKVLSNNDDDNSKTAGLSKEIVIKIGAKVMIRRNIDATLGLVNGTIATVVSVVRDISTDCVEKIKLLLPSGLEYLIERVNVKFEVVDKAFVVRKQFPLCLSYGITIHKSQGLSLQTAVIDIGNSIFNCGHFAIFSLKNEKIVKAKRRCNISQIPTAIVLIAEKSYKVMNAIFHYGSSIEEGNYRSICRQSNSWIEIDNERIKKRQWPRGAKDLYILFLQKIDKK, from the exons ATGGCAGATGATGAAGCTCCATTACATCAGCGCAAGGCTATGTTGACTCAAAAAGATGACAATGAGAGTTACTACGagcaatatactatatatccattatataaaaaaaaagaaaataaaactgcaactgctttgtatcaaatgttaaaaattcaagatgtacctttggataatcgtgaaaaaaatttggatttgatgtgttttccagatttatatcCATTCGGTAAAAATGGACAATATGATGAAAAAAGACCAAACAAACTTCAAgaacatgaatttattaaatgtcgtttgaCGTCTAAGCATCCACAATTTAGACTGAATcaacaatacttattttatttgttaaatagagcaaatattcgtcagttaagtcgtggaatttatcataaaataaatataattgatccaCGAAGCCGTTATACGGCTGCGGAATATTTAGAAGCTATGTCGAAAGAACTGTTGGAGTCTAATTTAAATGCTATATTCTCTGCACTTCGAAATACAGAGCAATATTGGCGTCGACCGAGAAGCGATTTAGATTGCATGACACGACATTATGGACCTGCAACATGGTTCTTAACGTTAAGTCGTAGTGAATGGTTATGGGAcgatttaggtgaatatattcGCGAAGTTAATGGATGGCAAGATTGTTCATTAAATACCAGTGTACTTGATGCTAAAGATCCTATATCAACATCCAGATTTTTGGAcaataaatttcgagcgataatagattttatttgttcgaaagATTTTCCAATCGGAGAAGTAACGCACTATTTTTGGCAACGAGAATATCAAAGTAGAGATATACAACAtttccatttattaatttggataaaaaatgcgccaatttttggagaatcttctgtagaagaagtttcaaaatttattttacattacattagTTGCAAGaagccagataaaaatattgcaccattATTGTACAGTCGTGTTGATAAGCATCAACGACACAGACATAATGATTACTGTCTACGTTcaaaaaaagtaggacgaaaAGTTGTTCGTAGATGTCGTTTCGGATTTCCACGACCTGTTactaaaatattgtatatgaGAAATGTAGCAACTGCAATAGCAGGtagaaagcaattgaaacataaaagtagattGTATGATCTTCCTCGAACGAAAGATGaagttgatattaatgattataatcccGTGCTCCTTACTGCATGGGAAGGAAAtatggatatacaatttattg gGAAAAGTGAATTATCTGACTTTAATCTTGAGaattgtaagaataataaaagtaaatcatTGGCCAGTGTTCTTTGGAATTATGGTTTACGATTTTTAACTAATAGAGAATGTGGAGCTCTTGAAGCTGCAGATACATTATTAAGTATTCCTTTATATGGAACAGATTGTAATACAACTATTAAATGGTTGAACGTTAATCGTATACGAcagaaaaaatcaaaaagtCGTAAAGAGATTGAAGCTCTAGATGAAGAAtccacagatttattttgtccggctttagtagatgattattatttaaatagagTGGAAAAATTGGAATCAGTGTCTCTTTACGAGTTCGCAAAGTGGTATGATGTCACGACAACGGAgccaaagaataaattaattgaatattataaaatagatagtaaacattttcttaaacgacgacgatgtgcatgtcttattaatcactataaatacaatgttgaaacacagcccgaagattactttttttctttactgctTATGTTTAAACCATGGCGAAATTTAGACGATCTTAAAGATAATTGTGACACTTATGCagaagcatttgaaaaagcaaaattacatcttacagaggcattgcaatatcatgaaaaagtacaagaattgcaaaaagcatttgaaaatgcaaaacagttggttcagcaagttgatgaagaattacaacaaaagaatGTGTCTCAGGATGATCCTGATAATCCGATTGGTATTCAAAATATAGAAGCTGGTGAAGCGATGCAAGATTTTAGAGATCTTGgtgagaaaatagataatatcgatgtttcagaaatgatagcaaaattaaatgcaaatcaaCTAAGAGTATTTGATAGAGTCATTGATACGGTAAGGTCGAAAGAttcgatattacgtttatatgttagtggagaaggtggaactggaaaaagtttcttaattaaaacgattaaatgttGGATTAAACATAATCTCAACAAAGATACCGCTTTAGCAGCACCTACTGGTATAGCAGCGTTTAACATTGATGGTTTGACTGTTCACAGATTACTTCAATTACCTGTTGAACATGGTCAGACTTCAAAGTATAAACCATTGTCTAAtcatgtattaaaagttttacgaagTGAACTTAAAGAAGTTGTTCTCTTTGTAATTGATGAAGTGTCAATGATATCAAATTTggttttaatgtatatacattttcgattgacagaaatatttgatacaaatgaCGTTGAAGATGGTTGGTTCGGTAAAAAacactttcttttatttggcgATTTACTTCAATTGCCTCCTGTACGTGAAGATTGTATTTTTGCGCAAttatcaaatgataaaattaacaaatgcatTGGTTCTATAACTGCTATTAATTTGTGGTCtacgttatttcattacgatGAATTGACGATTAATATGCGTCAGCGAGAAGACGATACATATAGGCAATTGTTGTCGAGAATTCGTATTG tattaaaagtattatcgaataatgacgatgataattcgaaaactgctggactttcaaaagaaattgtaattaaaattggagcaaAAGTTATGATAAGGCGTAATATCGATGCTACATTGGGTCTGGTGAACGGTACAATAGCTACAGTAGTTTCAGTTGTACGAGATATATCTACTGATTgtgtggaaaaaattaaattgcttttaccttcaggattagaatatttgatagaaagagtaaacgttaaatttgaagtggtggataaagcatttgttgtaagaaaacaatttccacTGTGTCTGAGTTATGGAATAACTATTCATAAAAGTCAAGGATTGAGTTTACAGACTGCTGTTATTGATATAggcaattctatatttaattgtggtcattttgcaatattttcgttaaaaaacgaaaaaatcgtaaaagcaAAACGTAGATGTAATATATCTCAGATTCCAACGGCTATAGTATTAATAGctgaaaaatcatataaagttATGAATGCTATATTTCATTATGGTTCAAGTATTGAAGAAGGAAATTATAGAAGTATTTGTAGACAATCTAATAGTTGGATTGAAATAGATAAtgagcgaattaaaaaaagacaatggcCCAGAGGTGCTAAAgatctttatatactttttttacaaaaaattgataaaaaataa
- the LOC139112085 gene encoding uncharacterized protein: MQSDNTQLEITNYLRERQIRWNFIPPNAPNFGGLWEAAVKSAKRHLIKVIGNSHLTFEEMSTILSSIESILNSRPLLCISSDPNDYSYLSPGHFLIGGPINAFPEVDLSDVNMNRLTRWQVLQQMQQHFWTRWSEEYLNTLQQRQKWREAKGPQLLVGQLVLMKQIGFPPMQWAMSRIVKIYQGFDKVARTALVKTKEGAFTRPISRLAILPLELI; encoded by the coding sequence ATGCAATCCGACAACACTCAATtagaaataacaaattatttgcgCGAAAGACAAATAAGATGGAATTTTATTCCGCCAAACGCTCCGAATTTTGGCGGATTGTGGGAGGCGGCTGTTAAATCAGCGAAGCGACACCTTATAAAGGTCATTGGCAACTCTCATTTGACTTTCGAGGAAATGAGTACTATTCTATCATCAAttgaatcaattttaaattcacgTCCTCTCTTATGTATTAGTTCCGATCCCAAtgattattcttatttaagtccgggtcattttttaattggcgGACCGATTAATGCTTTTCCTGAAGTAGACTTAAGTGATGTAAATATGAATAGACTAACGCGATGGCAAGTTCTCCAACAGATGCAACAACATTTTTGGACAAGATGGAGcgaagaatatttaaatacgctTCAACAAAGACAAAAATGGCGCGAAGCTAAAGGACCTCAATTGCTAGTTGGACAGCTTGTACTAATGAAACAAATTGGGTTTCCCCCTATGCAGTGGGCTATGAGCcgcattgtaaaaatttatcaaggATTTGACAAAGTGGCACGCACAGCGCTCGTAAAAACCAAGGAAGGTGCTTTCACAAGGCCCATATCTCGACTTGCCATATTGCctttagaattaatataa